A DNA window from Phycisphaerales bacterium contains the following coding sequences:
- the ftsH gene encoding ATP-dependent zinc metalloprotease FtsH, which yields MADNSPKNQKRDSREPGGPGRRPDQPPPPPNMRMSRSLLMWIMLVALALLLFVVFNSKQPGQALLWGEFQTLYEQDKIDRDSVVLRANGIYGELRESTGNYPKGTIRVPISKPDEFYKQQLNELTNGAWKDDANPSLWPSLLVGLLPWILIFGVIWFFLFRGLRSAGGGAGMFGSFGRSRHRLTSKEHTNVTFADVAGIEEAKDELTEIVEFLKNPKKFQRLGARIPRGVLLNGPPGCGKTLLAKAIAGEADVPFFSISGSDFVEMFVGVGASRVRDLFKQAKENNPCIIFLDEIDAVGRKRGSGFATGGNDEREQTLNAILVEMDGFETSDQVIVIAATNRADVLDPALTRPGRFDRQVIVSLPDLKGRTEILKVHARKVKLAPTVNLERTARGTPMFSGADLAAIINEAAIIATLAGKDYVDQDDLDESRDKIKFGRARKSRVIEEKEKVATAYHEAGHAVVQSLLPDADPLHKVTIIPRGQYGGATFSLPEKDRYGFGLKYLQSTMRVMCGGRIAEEIMTGDVSSGAAQDIAQVTAFARMMILEWGMSKRLGFVRYGHDEAGDFALPEKGYSDETARIIDEEIKRLSDEAYTDCEKLIRENWQKVEAVADALLKFETLSADEVHRLMRGDTIDKPTVSDLLAAEHRKKRAPGESIVGKNAPAADGEEPGSGVVPSPA from the coding sequence ATGGCTGACAATTCTCCGAAGAATCAGAAACGCGACTCGCGCGAGCCGGGTGGCCCGGGTCGTCGCCCCGATCAGCCGCCTCCGCCGCCGAACATGCGCATGAGCCGCAGCCTGCTCATGTGGATCATGCTCGTGGCGCTGGCGCTGCTGCTTTTCGTCGTTTTCAACAGCAAGCAGCCGGGCCAGGCCCTGCTCTGGGGTGAGTTCCAGACGCTGTATGAGCAGGACAAGATCGATCGCGACAGCGTCGTGCTCCGCGCCAACGGGATCTACGGCGAGCTGCGCGAGAGCACCGGCAACTATCCAAAGGGCACCATCCGCGTTCCCATCAGCAAGCCCGACGAGTTCTACAAGCAGCAACTGAATGAACTCACCAACGGGGCATGGAAAGACGACGCGAATCCGTCCCTCTGGCCCAGCCTGCTCGTGGGCCTGCTGCCGTGGATCCTCATCTTCGGCGTGATCTGGTTCTTCCTGTTCCGCGGCCTGCGCAGCGCCGGTGGCGGGGCGGGGATGTTCGGCAGCTTCGGCCGCTCGCGGCACCGCCTGACCAGCAAGGAACACACCAACGTCACCTTTGCCGACGTGGCGGGCATCGAAGAGGCCAAAGACGAACTCACCGAGATCGTCGAGTTCCTCAAGAATCCCAAGAAGTTTCAGCGCCTGGGCGCGCGCATCCCGCGCGGCGTGCTGCTCAACGGCCCGCCGGGCTGCGGCAAGACGCTGCTGGCCAAGGCCATCGCCGGCGAGGCGGACGTGCCTTTCTTCTCGATCTCCGGCTCTGACTTCGTTGAGATGTTCGTGGGCGTCGGAGCCAGCCGCGTGCGCGACCTCTTCAAGCAGGCCAAGGAAAATAATCCCTGCATCATCTTCCTCGATGAGATCGACGCCGTCGGCCGCAAGCGCGGCAGCGGATTTGCCACCGGCGGCAACGACGAGCGCGAGCAGACGCTCAACGCGATTCTCGTCGAGATGGACGGCTTCGAAACCAGCGACCAGGTCATCGTCATCGCCGCGACCAACCGCGCCGACGTGCTCGACCCGGCGCTGACGCGCCCGGGCCGCTTCGACCGCCAGGTCATCGTCTCGCTGCCCGATCTCAAGGGCCGCACGGAGATCCTCAAGGTCCACGCGCGCAAGGTGAAACTGGCGCCGACGGTCAACCTCGAGCGCACAGCGCGCGGCACGCCGATGTTCTCGGGCGCCGATCTCGCCGCGATCATCAACGAAGCGGCGATCATCGCCACCCTCGCCGGCAAGGACTACGTCGATCAGGACGACCTCGACGAGTCGCGCGACAAGATCAAGTTCGGCCGGGCCCGCAAGAGCCGCGTCATCGAAGAAAAGGAAAAGGTGGCCACGGCCTACCACGAAGCAGGACACGCCGTGGTGCAGTCGCTGCTGCCTGACGCCGATCCGCTGCACAAGGTGACGATCATTCCGCGCGGCCAGTACGGCGGGGCGACGTTCAGCCTGCCCGAAAAGGACCGCTACGGCTTTGGGCTCAAGTACCTCCAGTCCACCATGCGCGTCATGTGCGGCGGCCGCATCGCTGAGGAGATCATGACCGGCGACGTGTCGTCGGGCGCGGCCCAGGACATTGCCCAGGTCACCGCCTTCGCGCGGATGATGATCCTCGAATGGGGCATGAGCAAGCGGCTGGGATTCGTGCGCTACGGCCACGACGAAGCCGGCGACTTCGCGCTGCCCGAGAAAGGCTATTCAGACGAAACGGCACGCATCATCGACGAGGAGATCAAGCGCCTCAGCGACGAGGCGTACACCGACTGCGAAAAGCTGATCCGCGAGAACTGGCAAAAGGTCGAGGCCGTCGCCGATGCGCTGCTCAAGTTCGAGACGCTCAGCGCCGACGAAGTGCACCGCCTGATGCGCGGTGACACGATCGACAAGCCCACGGTGAGCGACCTGCTCGCCGCCGAGCATCGCAAGAAGCGAGCCCCCGGCGAGTCGATCGTCGGCAAGAACGCCCCGGCCGCAGACGGCGAAGAACCCGGCTCGGGAGTGGTGCCGAGTCCGGCGTGA
- a CDS encoding LptE family protein gives MRTLVRIAAATAALSAAAAITGCASTDGSGDRTGYTADSLYPEKYHSIAVPIFDNRTYYTGVEREITDALIKEIQKRTPYAVVNTSDAAQTELSGTITGVEKTRLNRSRGSGLVREMLLSVTVDFQWRDVRTGKMIVQRQNFSVGDEYMPSRPVGERPEIAEFGVSQRLAEQIVAAMRDQW, from the coding sequence ATGAGAACGCTGGTGCGAATCGCGGCTGCCACCGCCGCGCTGAGCGCGGCCGCAGCCATCACCGGCTGCGCCTCGACCGACGGCTCGGGCGATCGCACGGGCTACACCGCCGACAGTCTCTACCCCGAGAAATACCACAGCATCGCGGTGCCGATTTTCGACAACCGCACCTACTACACCGGCGTCGAGCGAGAGATCACCGATGCGCTGATCAAAGAGATCCAGAAGCGCACGCCCTACGCCGTGGTGAATACGAGTGACGCGGCGCAGACGGAACTGTCGGGCACGATCACGGGCGTGGAAAAGACGCGATTGAACCGCTCCCGGGGCAGCGGGCTGGTGCGCGAAATGCTGCTGAGCGTGACGGTCGATTTCCAGTGGCGGGACGTGCGCACGGGCAAGATGATCGTGCAGCGGCAGAACTTTTCGGTCGGCGACGAGTACATGCCTTCACGACCCGTGGGCGAGAGGCCGGAAATCGCGGAATTCGGCGTCAGTCAGCGGCTGGCCGAGCAAATCGTCGCGGCAATGCGCGATCAATGGTGA
- the bamD gene encoding outer membrane protein assembly factor BamD yields the protein MNTPRSTLPLAAAGFTLVLALAAAPAAAQQVERDLTAEGTWQIVDEPQLDTPAGELHLARQALAQKRYGDARRRMDNWLKNHKGDPLEAEAYLIRADSLFLAKDYYKSLFDYEAICRMFPGSEAFMIALEREFEVAQLFAGGLRRKLWGMRWFRAYDEAEELFIRIQERAPGSKLAERAGRALADFYYDRRNMELAATMYDIYIKNNPKAADNPDAMQRLVYSHLATFKGPAFDVSGLEEADGWLNILRTRYPAQAQQMRAEALQQRIEEARAEKMLVDADFYLRRKDEVSARFVLKRLIDKHSSTLAAQRAYKAMKERGWVSDEVPEELLQDAPPVTADAAAPEATGPESAEPEPAGPPVEDQP from the coding sequence ATGAATACACCGCGATCCACGCTGCCGCTTGCCGCTGCCGGCTTCACTCTGGTACTGGCGCTGGCCGCTGCGCCCGCTGCGGCGCAGCAGGTCGAGCGCGACCTGACGGCCGAGGGCACGTGGCAAATCGTCGATGAGCCGCAACTCGACACGCCCGCGGGCGAACTGCACCTCGCGCGGCAGGCGCTGGCTCAGAAGCGCTACGGCGACGCCCGGCGGCGCATGGACAACTGGCTCAAGAACCACAAGGGCGATCCGCTCGAGGCCGAGGCGTACCTCATCCGCGCCGATTCACTCTTCCTCGCCAAGGACTACTACAAGTCGCTCTTTGACTACGAGGCCATCTGCCGCATGTTCCCCGGCAGCGAAGCGTTCATGATCGCGCTCGAGCGCGAGTTTGAAGTGGCGCAGCTCTTCGCCGGTGGCCTGCGGCGCAAGCTGTGGGGGATGCGGTGGTTTCGCGCCTACGACGAAGCGGAGGAACTGTTCATCCGCATCCAGGAGCGGGCCCCGGGCAGCAAACTCGCCGAGCGCGCCGGCCGGGCCCTCGCCGACTTCTACTACGATCGGCGCAACATGGAGCTTGCGGCGACGATGTACGACATCTACATCAAGAACAACCCCAAGGCCGCAGATAACCCAGACGCGATGCAGCGTCTCGTCTACTCGCACCTGGCGACGTTCAAGGGGCCGGCCTTTGACGTCTCGGGCCTGGAGGAGGCGGATGGCTGGCTGAACATCCTGCGCACCCGCTACCCGGCCCAGGCGCAGCAGATGCGGGCCGAGGCGCTGCAGCAGCGCATCGAAGAAGCGCGGGCTGAGAAGATGCTCGTCGATGCCGATTTCTATCTGCGCCGCAAAGATGAAGTCTCGGCCAGGTTCGTGCTCAAGCGGCTCATCGACAAGCACTCTTCCACCCTCGCCGCCCAGCGGGCCTACAAGGCGATGAAAGAGCGCGGCTGGGTGAGCGACGAAGTGCCCGAGGAGCTGCTCCAGGACGCACCGCCGGTGACGGCCGATGCGGCGGCCCCGGAGGCGACAGGGCCCGAGTCGGCCGAGCCTGAGCCTGCCGGCCCGCCGGTGGAGGATCAGCCATGA